The Sphingosinicellaceae bacterium genome includes the window TGGCGAAGGAGCAGAGCGGCAACCACAAGGGCGCCATCGACGACTGGCTGGCGCTCCTCGCGACCGCGCCCGCCGATGCCCCGTGGGCGGCGGAACTGCGCCGCGTCATCGGCACGACCGCCAAGACTGCTGGCATCGACGTCGCCCCGCGCCTTGCCGCGATCGTGCCGCCCCCTCCCGCAGCTCCCGTAACCACCGCCCCCAACCCGAGCTCCGACCAGGTCGCCGCGGTCAAGTCGATGGCGCCGCAGGCGCAGCAGGCGATGATCCGCGGCATGGTCGACAACCTTGCTGCCAAGCTCAAGGCCAACCCGAAGGACGCCGCCGGCTGGGTGCGCCTGATGCGGGCGCGAATGGTACTCGGCGATACCTCAGCGGCGGGGCAGGCGAAGGCCGACGCTCTGACCGCGCTCAAGGGCGATGCGGCGGGTACGGCGGAGGTGACGCAGGGCGCGGCGGCAGTGGGCGTGCCGGGCAGCTAGCTCGCCTTCGCCAGCATCTCCCCCATCAGCCGGTGCAGCAGGTTCACTGCCTTCAACGGCCGCACCATCACCTTGAAATGGGTGATCAGCCCGGCCTCGTCCCACCAGATCATGTCGACGCCGTTGATCTGGATGCCCTCGATCTGGCTGGCGAATTCGAGCACCGCGCTTCGTTCCGCCGCCCATTCGCCGGTGTACTCGAAGCCGGGGCCCCCCAGCACCTGCTCGGCGCTGGCGAGGTATTTGAAGACGATCTCGCGGCCACGCTGCGGGGTGTGGACGACCGGGCTTTCAAACATCGCGTCCGGATGGAGCATCGTGTGCAGATCGGCGTGGTCGTGGCTGCGGATATAGTCGTGCCAACGCTGCAGGACCGGATCGCGCATCGCTCGTCTCCTCTCCGCTCGCCGGGGCGGAGGCATCGAGTAGCACGCAGGCGTAGTTGGACAAAATAACCAAAACGGCACACGTATGGCCGACGCCGGTCGTTGATCCTCGTGCCTATAATTGCCCGGGCGCTCGTCTCCATCGCGGCAGTGGGTCAGGCTGCTTGATCCGGCCGATCCGCCGCGAGACCGAGCCCCCCCAACACACCCGTTGTGCCCGGCCGCGACGCTGCGGGTCCCGGCGCCTCCGCGTCGGCAGGGGGCGGGGACGGAGCGAGGGTCGAAGCACACTGCGACACTTAACCAAGGTCCGCTAGTGGGCGCCATCGATCGTTGGGCGGCCCATCTACCCCCCTGCGCCGTCATCGACCCTGCGGCACGCTTTCGCGCTTTGCGACAAGGAGGGCATTGTCCGCCTCCGATATCAGGCCGGCCAATGAGATAGTGGCGGACCCGGCGACGGCCGAGCCTATGCTGACACCGACCGCGATGACATGCCCCTTAGCAAGATATGGGGCCGAGATGGCTCGGTTCAGGGCGTCGGCGTACACCTCGACCTCCTTGTGACTTCGGACACGGTGCTGGACGACGACGAACTCGTCGCCGCCGGTGCGGGCAGCGACATCACCGGGATCGATCGAACCGCGTATCCGCTCTGCGATCTGCCGCAGCAGTTCGTCGCCTGCCGGATGACCGTAACGGTCGTTCACGGGTTTGAAGCGGTTGAGGTCGAGACAATGGACGGCGAGCCGGATGTCCTCGTCGTTCGTGCGCTGCAGCCGGTCGAACCCCTCCCGCAGCCCCAGGCGATTGGCGAGCCCGGTCAGGGCATCGTGCCTGGCAACGCTCGCCAGGTCGTTACGCTCGTCGATCTGGCGTCTCAAGTTGTTGTAGCCGCTCCAGACGCTCTCGAGCCCGCCCAGTAGAAACAGGATGCAGGTCACAGCCAGCAGGTAGTGCCCGAGGTCGCCACGCATTGCGGCCGCGGCGACGACTGGAGTCACCACCAGAATCAGAGCCACCGTACAGGTTCGCGGCCGCGCCAATCCTCGAACGACGATGCCGGAGCTGTGTCCAAACAAGAGGGCCGTCGCGAGCAGTTGCGGCATGGGTGATGGGCTGCCGAAGTTCAGCGCCGTCAAACTGCCGACCGCCGCAGAAAATACCCAGCCGCTATAAGCGTGCCGGCGCTCCCACCACTGAGCCCGGGCGACGGTCAGGGGTATAGGCGGTCGATATCTGAAACGCAGGGTCAGGAGAAGTTTATAGAAAGTTGCGGCGGTTCCAGACACGGCGATGGCCGCCACCCAGGTCTTGCCTTGTGCACCGGCTTCCCAATACGAGAACGCCGCCACGGTTAGGAAGACGAACGCTATGATGATCGTGGGCCATAACACCAAGTAGATCGCCGAGATCAGTTCGATACGAACGGCATCGGGCTCGGACCTGGGGCTGGAACGAGCTGGCATGAACCGTGCTCGCACAGCAGGTCATTAGAAAGAATGAAGACGAAAGAGCGAGGCAGGTTTGCTGAAGATGGCAGGCGACCTGCGGGGGCTGTCGGAGCGCGATGAAAGTCCGCCAACGGGCGTGCGTCGCCGTCCGCCGATCCGCCTTGAACTACCCGGTCGCCACGAGCAACGCGACCGGGTGCACCCCTCAAACGTCCAGATTCGCCACCGACAGCGCATTGTCCTGGATGAACGCCCGCCGCGGTTCGACAATGTCGCCCATCAGCTTGGTGAAGATCTCGTCGGCGACGTCAGCCTCGTCGACCGTGACGCGGAGCAGCGAGCGGGCGGTCGGGTCGAGGGTGGTTTCCCACAATTGCTCGGCGTTCATCTCGCCGAGGCCCTTGTAGCGGGCGATTGACAGGCCCTTGCGGCCGGCCTCCAGCACCGCGCCGAGCAGTTCGGAAGGGCGGCGGATGGCGATGCTGCCGAGCTTTGATGGTTTCGCGTAAGAGCCCGCATCCTCGGCGGCGAGGGCGTGGAGCTTGCGTGCCTCGGCGCTAACCAGCAGGGCGCGGTCGACGATAAAGTGGTCGGTGACACCGCGGTCGGCGCGGCTGAAGTGGTAGCCGCCATCCGCCGCCGGCTCGACCAGCCAGCCCTTGATGTCGGAGCCGTGCTCCAGCCACGCCGCGGTCCGTGCGGCGGCTGCCTCGAGCTTGGCCCGGTCGTCGCCGATCGCGGGATCGAGCGAGCCGGTCAGCGCCAGTGCCTCGACCAGCAGCGCGTCGTAGCGGCGCGGCACGTGGGCGCTGAGCGTCTTCATGCGCCGGGCATGCTCGACCAGCGCACGCAGGTCGTTACCGGTGCGCAGGCCGTCAGCGGACTGGAGTTCGAGCCCATTGAGCCCGGTGTCGACCAGATATTCGTCGAGCTCCGGCTCGCCCTTGAGGTAGACCTCGGAGCGGCCGCGCGTGACTTTATACAGCGGCGGCTGGGCGATGTAGAGGTAACCGCCTTTGATCAGCTCGGGCATCTGACGGTAGAAGAAGGTCAGCAGCAGCGTCCGGATGTGCGCGCCGTCGACATCGGCGTCGGTCATGATGACGATCTTGTGATAGCGCAGCTTCTCGATCTTGAACTCGTCGCGGCCGATGCCGGCACCGAGCGCCTGGATCATCGTGCCGATCTCCTTGGAGCCCAGCATCCGGTCGAAGCGCGCGCGCTCGACGTTGAGGATCTTGCCCCTTAGCGGCAAGATCGCCTGGAAGGCGCGGTTGCGGCCCTGCTTGGCCGAGCCGCCGGCGGAGTCGCCCTCGACCAGGAACAGCTCCGACAACGCCGGGTCGCGCTCCTGGCAGTCGGCCAGCTTGCCGGGCAGCGAGGCGATGTCGAGGCCGCCCTTGCGCCGGGTCAGGTCACGCGCCTTCTTGGCGGCTTCGCGCGCGGCAGCGGCGTCGATGATCTTCGACATGATCGTGCGGCCGTGCGCCGGGTTTTCCTCGAGCCATTCCGCCAACTTGTCGGCGATCAGGCTTTCAAGCGGCTGGCGGACCTCGGATGAAACCAGCTTGTCCTTGGTCTGGCTGCTGAACTTGGGGTCGGGCAGCTTGACCGAGATGATCGCGGTCAGGCCCTCGCGCATGTCGTCGCCGGTCAGCGTGACCTTCTCCTTCTTCAGCACGCCGGACTTGTCGGCGTAGTTGTTGAGAGTCCGGGTCAGCGCTGCGCGGAAGGCAGCCAGGTGCGTGCCGCCGTCACGCTGCGGGATGTTGTTGGTGAAGCACAGGACCTGCTCGTAGTACGAATCGTTCCATTCGAGCGCGACCTCGATGCCAATGTCGTCGCGCTGGCCGTGGATGGACACCGGCTCGGCGATAAGCGCGGTCTTCGACTGGTCGAGGTACTTCACGAACGCTGCGATGCCGCCCTCGTAGTACAGCTCGACGAGCTTTTCCTCGGCGTGGCGGGCGTCGGTCAGGAACAGGCGGACGCCCGAATTGAGGAACGCCAGTTCGCGGAAACGGTGCTCGAGCTTGGCGAAGTCGAAGTCGATGATCTTGAAGGTGCTTGGCGCCGGCAGGAAGGTGATCTCGGTGCCGCGACGGTCGCCTTGCGGTCCGACGATGGCGAGCGGCGCCTCGGGAACGCCGGTGCGGAACTTCATGTAATGCTCGGAGCCCTCGCGCCAGATGCGCAGTTCGAGCCAGTCCGACAGCGCGTTGACCACCGACACGCCGACGCCGTGGAGTCCGCCGGAAACCTTGTAGGCGTTGTCGTCGGAATTGTTGAACTTGCCGCCCGCATGGAGCTGCGTCATCACCAGCTCGGCGGCGCTGACGCCTTCTTCGCTGTGAATGCCGGTCGGAATGCCGCGGCCGTTGTCGGCGACGGTGACGCTGCCGTCGGCGTTCAGGCGGATGTCTATCCGATCGCAATAGCCGGCCAGCGCCTCGTCGATGGCGTTGTCCGAAACCTCGAACACCATGTGGTGCAGGCCCGAGCCATCATCGGTGTCGCCGATGTACATGCCCGGGCGCTTGCGCACGGCATCGAGGCCGCGCAGCACCTGGATCGCATCGGCGCCGTAGTCGGCGCGTTCGGAGTCGCCGCTGGGATCGGGCGTTACGGGCGTGTCTTTCAAGCGTATTCCTTCCGGGGCGCGGCCGCGCCGTCATTCCCGTAACATATAGGGATTTGCGCGCGCGTACGCGAGGGGAATGCGAGTCTCCGAGGCGATCGGCCGACCCGGTTCCACGAGGCGGCGATTATTCCGACTCCGATACGAAATCGTCACACGACTTCCGTAGTCACTGACTTGGGGCAAATCCGGGTGAACGAGCATGTCAGTAAAATTTATCGTCGCTACAATCGGGCTGGTACTGGCGGGGTCGTCGGCGAATGCGGCCGAACTCATCGCCAACGGCGGGTTCGAGACCGGTGATTTCACCGGCTGGACGCGCTCCGGCACACTCGGGAACACGTCGGTGGATGCCGCCGCCGCGGACACCGGAGGCTTCGGCGCATCGTTCTCGCCGAATCAGGTCGGCAGCATCCTCCAGAATCTCGCGACCGTCGCGGGCCGAACCTACACGCTCCGCTTCGACCTCGCCCACGACATCGGCCCGGCGACGGCGACCAACAGTTTCAGTCTCGATTTCGGCGGCGTGCCGTTGCAGAGCTTCGGCAACTTCGGTGCGTTGTCCTACACACCGCTGACCTTCACGGTCATAGCGACAACCGCGGTGACCCAGCTGAAATTCAACTTCCGTGACGCGCGCATCACGTCGTTCTCGCTCGACAATGTTTCCATGACCGACAATGTCCCCGAGCCGGCAACCTGGGCACTGCTGGTCGGTGGCTTCGGACTGGTCGGTGCCACGATGCGTCGTCGCCGCGCCGTCCTGGACGCCTGAGGGGCACAAGTCTGCCAGTCGCGTCGCTCGACCAGATATGTTACGATGGCGTTTCGTCTGGGGAGACTGACATGCGCTATCGTGCACCGATCGGCATACTGAGCCTGCTGCTGGCCACACTCGCTGCCGCTGGACCCGCCGCCGCCGGCCCTCGCGATGTTTCGAGCGGGCAGGGGTCCGGCAAGGTCAACGTCCAGGACCTGCACTTCTCGAGCCGCGCCGAGGCTGCCACCAGATGCCCGGGCGGGGTCGCCGACCAGCCTGACGGCAGCTTCGCGTGCAGCGCCTCGTCGTCCGCCGAGCCGGCCGGCATGGCGATCAACGAGAAGGGCACCGCGGGCACCAAGCCCAAGCCGACCACGCCCAAGTAAACCCCGCCGCTAGCGACTCACCCGTCCATCGCTGACGTTCAGCCGCTGCGCTGCAATGCCGTCGAACAGCGCCGCCTCGGTGCCGGTCATCCAGACCTGCGCGCCGGTGCCCTCCAGGCGCTCGAACAGAGCTGCGCGCCGCCCCGGGTCGAGGTGCGCGGCGATTTCGTCGAGCAGCAGCAGCGGAGTCCGCCCGAGCTTGTCCGCGACTAGCCCAGCGTGCGCCAGGACGATGCCGATCAGCAGCGCCTTCTGCTCGCCGGTCGAGCCACGTGACGCCGGCTGGCCCTTCGCCGCATGGATCACCGCGAGGTCGGCGCGGTGCGGACCGACCGTGGCGCGGCCCGCCGCCGTATCGGCAGCGCGCGACTGGCGCAGCGCGCTCGCGAGGTCGGCGGGCGACATGTCGTCGAGACTGACGCGCGCCGCAGGAAAGGGGCCAGGGAGTGCTGCCGCCAACGCTGCGTCGAGCGCTGCGACGGTCTCGACGCGCGCCGCCGTCACCGCTTCGCCATGCTCTGCCATCTGCCGTTCGAGCGCGTCGAGCCATTGCGGGTCGGGAGTCGTATCGCCCGTCAGTAACCGCGTCCGCGCCCGCATTGCAGCGTCGTAGCGCGCCGCCTGGCTGGCATGGCCGGGCACCAGCGCCAGCACGAGCCGGTCGAGGAAGCGCCGCCGTCCGCTGGCAGGCTCGCTGAACAGCCGGTCCATCACCGGGGTCAGCCACAGCACCGACAGCCATTCGCCGAGTGCTCCCGCCGGTGCTGCCGCGCCGTTGATGCGGAGTAACCGTCGGTCGGGCGCAGCGGCTGCGACGCCGGTGCCGATGGCGACGTTACCCCCTGGCGCCGCGATCTCGACCGCGATGCCGAAGCCACCCGGACCGCCGCTGCGCGTCATCTCCGACAGCGGCAGGCCGCGGAGGCCGCGTCCGGGCGCAAGCAGCGAGATCGCCTCCAGAAGATTGGTCTTGCCCGCCCCGTTGTCACCGGTGACCGCGATCAAGCCAGGCACCGCGACCACGTCGGCGGTCGCGTACGAGCGGAAGTCGGTGAGTGTCAGGCGTGTGAGGTAGGGCACGTGCCCGCTTTAGGCGCTTGCCGACAACCGCGGCAAACGACAGCATCCAGACTCGCGACCCGGGCCGGCTCGCAGCGCGGGTAACGGACACGGGCGATGGTCGTAGCGACCGGGCGGCGACTCGGGGCAAGATGGTTGCGCCGTGCAGTGGTCGGCGTGGCGTGGTCGGAGCTCCGACGCCCGGACGGCAGCCTAGCGCTTGATGCCTGCCCGCACGGCATAGGCCTTGGCTTGCTCGGCCTTCAGCGCCTCGACCTTGTCGATCCAGACACCGACTCGCGCCAGCGCGGCCGATACGTCGGTTCCTGCCGCAGCCTGCCGGGCAAGATCGCCGGCGAGTTCGTCGAACCGGTCGCGCAAGTCGCCCGCCTGGCCGCCCAGCCGGTCGAGCCGCGTCTGCTCAAGCTCCACGTCGGCCTCTGCTTCGGTGCCCGTCTTGCCGTTCGCTGCGGCGGTGTCGGCGAGCTGCGCCCGCAGCCGCTTTTCAAAGGCTGCGACGTCGCGCTCGAGGCTCGCCTGGCGCGTCGCCGCGTCACGGACGGTATCGTTGGGCATTGCTGCTGCTGGAGCACTGCTGGCGCCTCCCACAGCCCCTGCGGCGGCCGGACGCGCCACCAGCGGCTGCACTTCGCCCGGACGCAGGGCGAGGCTGGGCCAATCGCCCCGCGGGCCCGCGGCGCAGGCAGCGAGCATCAGCAACGAGAGCAGAGCGGAGCGGAACATTGCAGCCGCGTTTAGGGCGGAAGCCACAAACCGGCAAGCACCCGCGGTATCCGCTTGCCATGCTCGCACCGACCGCGTATCGGCTCGCTCCCCAAGCGCCCGTAGCTCAGCTGGATAGAGCATCAGACTACGAATCTGAGGGTCGGACGTTCGAATCGTTCCGGGCGCACCATAAATTCAATAACTTAGCCGTTTTTACCGTTTGAGCCGCATGTGCTCAAACGGTTTTTCAAACGGTAATCGCTGGCCGACACGGTTCATGCCGCTTGCATCGCTCAATCCGTAACCGTGCGCGATGAGCGAATCGACGACGCGGAACGGCCTCAAGTTTGGAGGGACCGCGCATTGGCGTCCCCCCCCTCGCCCGAGCGACGCCCCTCAAATTAGAGTGAGAGAGCGGCTGCGCTTTCCGTGACGGGTTCGAGGTCGAGAGAAAGTCTCGCGGCCGCTCGTCGCGAAAGGCTTTGCCATGATCAAGAACGATGTGCGGCACGACGTAGGTGTCAATGCCGCGCCGGTGACGAGCGGCTTCAAGGTGGATATCTCGCGAGGGCAACGGATCGGCCGCGTTTCCTCGGAATGGTTCTCGCGCCCCGACGACGAGCGTTACCTGTCGCTCAGCACGCTACACGCCGCCGTCCGCACGCGCGCTGAGCGAGCCACGGCACGCACGGTCGAGACCAAGGCGCTGCGCGTCGAAGCGCGCACCAACGACGTTAGCCGCCTGGCGCTCGCCATCCCCGGCTGTTCCGAGCCGGTCGCCCCGACCCACTGGTCGTTCGGCCAGCTGTGTGGACTCGTCGGCACACCCGCCGGATACCTCCGCCAGCTGCCCGCACTGCTCGCCGGCATCAACCTCCAGCACGGACTAACCTCGCACCGAGCCGAGCTGGTAAAGACGCTCGAAGCCGACGATGGCCGCATCGAACTTCGCGCGGTGACCGGACCTGACTATGGCCGTATCTGGGATCACGAACTCGTCGAGGCGGTGATGCGCATCGCCGGCGACGGGGTTGGCGACACCCGCTGGAAGGTACCGGGGACGCTCGACTGGTCGACGATGACACACAACCCGTTCGTGGAGGTGACCAAGGATACGACGACGCTGTATGCCAGCGACCGCGACGTCTTTCTGTTCCTCGTCGATGACACCCATCCGATCGAGGCCGGGCGGCTGCCGAACGGCGATCCCGACCTCTACTTCCGGGGCTTCTATTGCTGGAACTCGAAGGTTGGCTCGAAGACGCTCGGCATGGCGTCGTTCTTCCTCCGCGCCGTCTGCATGAACCGCAACATCTTGGGTGCCGAGGGCTTCGAGGAAGTGTCGATCCGTCATAGCAAATTCGCCGCGCATCGCTTCGCCCACCAGGCGGCACCCGCGCTTGAACGCTTCGCCGACAGCTCGGCGGGCGCGTTCGTCAGCGGCATCCGTGCGGCGCGCGAGCGGATCGTCGCGCGCACCGACGAGGACCGCGAGGCCTTCCTGCGCAAGCGCGGCTTCTCCAAAGCCGAGACGACAACGATCATCGCCACCGTGCTCGGCGAAGAAGGCCGTCCGCCCGAGAGCATTTACGACTTCGTTCAGGGCATCACCGCCGTCGCGCGTGATCGTCCGCACCAAGACGCCCGCCTCGAGCTCGAGACCCGCGCCGCAAAGCTGATGGCTAGCGCACGATAGCGTCGATCCGCAAAACCGCTTCGGCGGTTTTGCGGTTATCCGGTTCTACGCCTCTCCGACGCTCGGTTCTCCGGCTCGCCGCTTCCTAGAGGAAGAGGTGGGCTGGAGTTTCGTGACGGGTCGAGGGTCGAGAGAGAGGCTTTCGACCGGCCCGTCATGGAGAAGCCCCGTGACCAAGTCCGTCCAGAAGATCGCGCTCAGCACCTCGCGCGACATTCCTTTCGACAAACTGGTGCTCGCCCAGTCGAACGTCCGCCACGTCAAGGCCGGCGTCGGCATCGAGCAGCTCGCCGAGGACATCGCCCGGCGCACCCTGCTGCAGAGCCTGACCGTCCGTGCCGTCGTCGGCGACGACGGTGTCGAGACCGGCATCTATGAGGTGCCCGCCGGCGGTCGCCGGTTCCGCGCGCTCGAACTGCTCGTCAAGCAGAAGCGACTGCCCAAGACCGCGCCGATCCCGTGCGTCATTCGCGAGACCGGCCTCGCCGAGGAGGACAGCCTCGCCGAGAACGTCCAGCGCGCTCCGCTACACCCACTCGACCAGTTCCGTGCGTTCCTGGCGATGCGCGAGCGCGGCATGGGCGAGGAGGAGATCGCAGCCGCGTTCTTCGTCACCCCTGCCGTGGTCAAGCAGCGGCTGCGGCTCGCCAGCGTGTCGCCGGCGTTGCTCAACGTCTATGCCGAAGACGACATGACACTCGAACAGCTGATGGCATTTACCGTCAGCTCCGATCACGAGCGGCAGGATGCGGTATGGGAGGCAATCCAGCGCTCCTACTCGCGCGAGCCGTATGCGATCCGCCGCATGCTCACCGAGGGCGCGGTTCGCGCCAGCGACAAGCGCGCGGTGTTCGTCGGGCTCGAGGCGTACGAGGAGGCAGGCGGCACGATCCTGCGCGACCTGTTCCAGGCCGACGACGGCGGCTGGCTGCAAGACCCTGGCCTCCTCGACATGCTCGTTTCCGAGCGGCTGCGCGAGGAAGCGGAGACGGTTCGTGCGGAATGCTGGCGCTGGGTCGATACAGCGCCCGACTTCGCCTACGGCCACACCTACGGCCTGCGCGGCATCGTCGGCGAACGCCATGAACTCACCGCCGATGATGAAGTGGCACGCGAAGTTCTCGTCACCGAATACGCCGAGATCGAAGCGGCGCACGCCGGCGGTGCAGATCTGCCCGACGAGGTCGATGCCCGGCTCGGCGAGATCGAGACCGCGCTCGAAGTCTATGACAACCGCTCCGCTGTCTACCGACCCGAAGACCTCGCCATCGCCGGTGCGTTCGTCAGCATCGACGGTAGCGGCAAGCTGCGGGTCGAGCGAGGCTATGTCCGGCCCGAAGACGAACTGCATGTTGTGTCGCTGCTCGACGACGGTACCGGCAGCGGTGACGGCGACAAGAGTGCAATCGCGCCGAATGGCGACGGTGACCACAACGGCGTCGATCCGGCCAGCAGCGGCGGCATCGGCACCGGCGCGACCGAGCCGGAGGAAGACGAAGGTCTCGAGCCGCTTCCCGACCGGTTGCTGACCGAGCTGACCGCTTGTCGCACCGTGGCACTGCGCGAGGCGATCGGGCGGTCGCCGAAGGTCGCGTTCACCGCCGCGCTCCACGCGCTCTGCCTCAAGTTGTTCTACCACTACGCCCAGGACAGCTGCGTCGAGCTCGATATCAAGAGCGTGTCGTTTGGATCGGGTGTTCCCGGTCTCAACGACTCGGTCGCGGCGACGACGATCGATGCCCGGCACCGCGAGTATGCCGAGCGGCTGCCGCGTGAACCCGGCGAGCTTTGGGATGCGCTTGTCGGCTTCGGCGACGACGACCGTGCGAGTCTGTTCGCGCACTGCATCGGCCACGGCGTCAATGCGGTGCACGAGGCCTACAACCGGCGGCCCCGCGCGCTCGCGCATGCCGATCGGCTGGCGGCAGCGGTCGATCTCGACATGGCGCAGGCGTGGACGCCGACGGCCGAGAACTTCATCGGCCGGGTGACCAAGGCCCGGATCGTCGAGGCGGTTCGCGAGGCTAACGGAGACGCGGCTGCCGGCCGGCTGACGGGGATGAAGAAGCCCGACATGGTCGCGGCAGCCGAGGTGCAGCTCGACGGCACCGGCTGGCTGCCCGAGCCGCTGCGCACGCCGGGCCGGTTCATCGAGAAGGCAGATGGCGAGCCGGTCGTCGACGAGTCGGCTGCGATCGAGGCAGGCGACACTGTCTCGACCGACACCGTCGAGGAAACGGCGGCAATCGACGGCGAACAGGCCATCGACGACATCGACGCCCACGACGAGACTGACGACGTGCACCTCCCCGCGCACGCCCTCGCCGCCGAATAGCTCAGCGCCAACTGGGGTCCGCTGGCAACAGCGGGCCCCTTTTCATGGAAGCGCCCCATGTCGAGCCCCGCCGCCGATCTTGCCGAACGCCTTGCCTGCGACGCGGAAGCCGTCTGCCGACATTATCTGCCGAACGGTCGCCGCGCCGGACGATATTGGCTGGTTGGGGATGTCGCCGGAACGCCCGGACGCAGCCTTTACGTTCGCCTGTCTGGCCCAGCCAATGTTGCTGGCGCCGGGAGCGCCGGCAAGTGGACCGATGCCCACACCGGCGAGCACGGCGACCTGCTCGACCTGATCGCCGCCAACCGGCGCCTGACCTGCCTGCGCGACACGCTCGACGAAGCCCGCGATTTTCTGCGAATGCCTCGACCAGAGGTGAAGACCGATCGCCAACCCGTGCCGGTCGGATCGCCCGCTGCGGCCCGCCGACTTTGGGCGATGGGCAAACCACTGCCAGGCACAATCGCGGAAACGTACATACGGCAACGCGGTATTACGGCTCCCCTGGTCGATGTGCCGCTGCGCTTCCATTCGCGCTGTTACTATCGCGACGACGACGGAGATAACTCCCAGACTTGGCCGGCATTGCTAGCAGCCGTGACCGATGCCGAGGGTGCGATCACCGGCGTCCACCGCACCTGGCTTAATCCGACCGGTGGAAAGGCGCCGGTAGCGAGCGCGCGGAGGGCGATGGGATCGCTGCTCGGCA containing:
- a CDS encoding toprim domain-containing protein — translated: MSSPAADLAERLACDAEAVCRHYLPNGRRAGRYWLVGDVAGTPGRSLYVRLSGPANVAGAGSAGKWTDAHTGEHGDLLDLIAANRRLTCLRDTLDEARDFLRMPRPEVKTDRQPVPVGSPAAARRLWAMGKPLPGTIAETYIRQRGITAPLVDVPLRFHSRCYYRDDDGDNSQTWPALLAAVTDAEGAITGVHRTWLNPTGGKAPVASARRAMGSLLGNGVRFGRADVIIAIGEGLETMLSLRSVFPTLPMVAALSTAHLGAFDPPAGLRRIYLAADRDNAGDHAAGRLGARAEAMGIEAIRLLPTRGDFNDDIRAFGADAMRTALRPQLAPEDVDRLIVL